One window of Cervus elaphus chromosome 6, mCerEla1.1, whole genome shotgun sequence genomic DNA carries:
- the CCNI gene encoding cyclin-I isoform X1 encodes MKFPGPLENQRLSFLLEKAISREAQMWKVNVPKIPTNQNVSPSQRDEVIQWLAKLKYQFNLYPETFALASSLLDRFLATVKAHPKYLSCIAISCFFLAAKTVEEDERIPVLKVLARDSFCGCSSSEILRMERIILDKLNWDLHTATPLDFLHIFHAIAVSTRPQLLFSLPSLSPSQHLAFLTKQLLHCMACSQLLQFKGSMLALAMVSLEMEKLIPDWLPLTIELLQKAQMDSSQLIHCRELVAHHLSTLQSSLPLNSVYVYRPLKHTLVTCDRGVFRLHPSSVPGPDFSKDNSKPEVPVRGPAAFCHHLPAANGCKYASAKRKVEEMEVDDFYDGIKRLYNEENASESVGSVCGTDLSRQEGQASPCPPLQPVSVM; translated from the exons AACGTTTCTCCATCCCAGAGAGATGAAGTGATTCAGTGGTTGGCCAAACTCAAGTACCAATTCAACCTTTACCCAGAAACATTTGCTCTGGCTAGCAGTCTTTTGGACAGGTTCTTAGCTACTGTAAAG GCCCACCCAAAATACCTGAGTTGTATTGCAATCAGCTGTTTTTTCCTGGCTGCCAAGACTGTTGAGGAAGACGAG AGAATCCCAGTACTGAAGGTGTTGGCAAGAGACAGTTTCTGTGGCTGTTCTTCATCTGAAATTCTGCGGATGGAGAGAATTATTCTGGATAAGTTGAATTGGGATCTTCACACTGCCACACCATTGGATTTTCTTCACATT ttccatGCCATTGCAGTGTCAACTAGGCCTCAGTTACTTTTTAGTTTGCCCAGTCTGAGCCCATCTCAACATTTGGCATTCCTTACCAAGCAGTTACTTCACTGTATGGCCTGCAGCCAACTTCTGCAGTTCAAAGGATCCATGCTTGCCCTGGCGATGGTTAGTCTGGAAATGGAGAAACTCATTCCTGATTGGCTTCCTCTTACAATTGAGCTGCTTCAGAAAGCACAG ATGGATAGCTCCCAGCTGATCCACTGTCGGGAGCTTGTGGCACATCACCTTTCTACTCTGCAGTCTTCCCTGCCTCTAAATTCCGTTTATGTCTACCGTCCCCTCAAGCACACCCTGGTGACCTGTGACAGAGGAGTGTTCAGATTACAcccctcctctgtcccaggcCCAGACTTCTCCAAGGACAACAGCAAACCAGAAGTGCCAGTCAGAGGTCCAGCAGCCTTCTGCCACCATCTCCCAGCTGCCAATGGGTGCAAGTATGCCTCTGCTAAACGCAAAGTGGAGGAAATGGAAGTGGATGACTTCTACGATGGGATCAAACGGCTCTATAATGAAGAGAACGCCTCAGAAAGTGTGGGTTCTGTGTGTGGCACTGATCTATCACGGCAAGAGGGACAGGCTTCTCCTTGTCCGCCTCTGCAGCCTGTTTCTGTCATGTAG